TAGTACAAATTCAGTACTTCAATGGCAACCTTCACCCTTTccaataatcaaaattaacaCAGATGCAGCTGTGAACTTATTAGAGAAAAAAGGAGGGATAGAAATTATAGCAACGCATTGGAAAGGGCAGAAAAGATCATCGGTTAGAAGGTTATACATTTTGTCTCTGCCCGCAATTTCTTAGAAGCTTTAGCCCTGAGTGAAGTGATGGTGATGGCTGCTCAACGAGGATGGTCCCAGGTTTCGTTTGAAGGGGATGCTAAAATATCTCTGAGGCAGCTGCTGGAAAGTCAGGGCCTGCTGCACAGATCAGTAGTGTTTTGAAGGATATTTGACAATTGTCAAAAGCTTTTGTTTCTTGTCAGTTTACTTTTATAAGTAAGGGGACTGCCCACATGTTGATTTCTGCCTTAATAAGCCTATCTTGTATCttattttgcccagcaatgaAATCTGCctttggaaaataaaaataaaagggccGATTTCTCGTTTGTTTTTCTGTCACAGGGAGTTGAATATCCGATGGCCCATTTCTGCAACGGCAAGTTGGCATCccaagaagaaagagaagaaagaaaaaggttcAAAAATTGCCATGTAGCTTAtcattttaagtttttaactCCACTTTTCCTAAAGTATATATTCAGGTAATAGTTGGTCATTCTCTCCTGCCTTTGTTACTCCTATTATCACTCTAAGCCAAATGAGTCTTTCCTAAATTATTAAGAGTTGGAATTGATAAGTATTTATTTCAGCTTCTTTAATAAtggttatttatttgaataaattagttttaattatataaaccTCCACCTTTTAGCTGATTCATTAGTGAGTGAATAAAATATAGTCTAATAAAGTTGATttataagttttatatttttatttgtataagaaattatttattcgatttatatttatttagactTACTTGTTGGACTAAAATCAtggatttaaataaatttatagatattcaatttattattcgTATTTATTAGAATCAGTGGAGTTAATTAAATTCGAAAACCTTGCAGCAGCACAGTGAGCTGGAGCTGCGTTATGGATGCAGTCAGCGCATAACACAAGAATCACTAGTTTCAAGTGTTCAATCATCACAGGATAGAAATTCCTTAGAAACCTTTTTGACCAACCATTATCATACGTTCACACATTGGAAACAGAATATCCctacaaaaaaacaaaacagacGACTGGGAACCTCGACACAACACTCATGTTCTTCTCACCTGTTGTTGGAATCGAGTCTAATAGCTCAAACAAAGTAAAGTACAGACAACATATcatgaaaaaacaaaacaaatgaACACTGCACCAACCTTCAAATCCCAAGCAAAAGGCCCATCCAGCCCAGAATTTGTACCCTTTTTATTCGTTTGAGTTAATAAATGCAATGCTCTGCTTCCAGACCTAAAGTATTAAATGCAGCAGCTGGAAAATCCACCCACCTTCCCTCAAAAAAATCTCCCCTAATCCCTTCCCTTTCTCCCTCAAATGGATTCTTTTAATTCCTCCTTTAACCTCAAATGTCCACCACCTTCGTtccctcctcctcctcctccgcCACCATCATCTCCACCACTCCATCCAATCCTTCCGGCTACCTCACCAACCTGGGCCTTGGCTACTCAATAGCCATAGCCCTAGGCTTTCTCGTCCTCCTCTCCACTATCCTCCTCGCTTCCTACATCTGCTGCCGCGCTTCTCGTAACCGCACCTCCAACTCTAATAATgataacaacaacaacaacaataacagTAACCCCAATTCTGGTACTGATGGTATAATTCTACCTCGTATTATTTTCGTTGCTGAAGATGACGAAGAGCTTGAACGTGACCAAGAAAGTGCAGCTATTGGTCTTGACCAAGCGGTAATAAATTCATATCcgaaatttcattttaataaggAGGGGAATACTGATACTACTTGCTCTATCTGTTTGTGTGAGTATAAAGATATGGAGATGTTAAGAATGATGCCTGAGTGTAGGCATTTCTTTCACTTATGTTGTATTGATGCTTGGTTAAAGCTTAATGGTTCTTGTCCCGTTTGTCGGAATTCGCCGCTTCCTACTCCGCTTTCCACACCCTTATCGGAGGTTGTTCCTTTGTCTCAATACGCGGCGGATCGAAGGAGGAGAAGgtgattttatttgattgcttGTGGAATTGTGGAGTTGTTGATGGTGATTGATTCTTGGGGTCTTATTTTGGTGTGATTTggatttgtaaatttttttcttttctaattagGCCCAGGTTGTCGGATGggaattgattttttttttttttcattttggatGAATTATGATTTTGATTTGCCAAGGCAGAGAAATGGAGAAACAGACTAATATAGACTGTTAGCTTGTCTTTCTAGTGTAAGAATTGGGTGTTACTGTTTAATTACATTGAGTtgaacatttttcttttcctctgtATTTTGACTGTAGAATTatgttctcttttttcttttccaaaaaaaacaaaaacatatgCATGGCCTTTGCTCTCCTTCTTTAGAGaaagagtttcttttattcatttcttaTTGTGCCTAACATAGCTTTTGTAcgataaattatttactttcACCTCTAGATGATTAATGTTAATGTGCAGGGATTTCTCAACCAACATTTCAGCAACAAGAGTGAAGTCTTGTTAAGAAACACTATTAAAAACAGCAACGTTACTTGTAACATACACAAGAGAAGGTCCAGTGCGTCGGTGCATGTAATGCAAATGCTTTAATAACATCTAATAcaatcattttttaattacttccAAACTGGCCATGCCTTTTCCTTGCCCTGCATTTCTGCCTGCCTTTATGTGAAGCTCAAGTATTTTGGACAGTGGCACATGTTTGTTTATAGTCTTgtcctttttttatattacagCAGAAAGAAACAGAAGACAGAAGAgctatatatgtattatatcAGTGCAGGAAAACTGGGATCTTTATACGAACGAGATGATGACTGCGAGTACTATATAATGTGTGTTAGGTTTAATAgcatatataataatagaatgaTGTAAAAAGTTGACTATCTATACTCAAAGGCCCCTTACTATGTAGAAAGTTAACTGCTCTCAAGAAGCTCAGCACTCaataagataattataatatacaaTTTCTGGCTCTGATCTCAAAATCTTCCAATTACAATTACTTTCAAGATCGTTTgccaattaaaataatatgatttgtTGTCAAACCCAGGAGCCTCATCCTCCTCCCCTGCCTCTCCCTGCCAATACCTTTCAGCTTCAGAGTTTCAGGTATTCCAACACAACCCCTTCCTCTGCTTCTTTCATTCTATGCCAGCTCTTATAGTTAATGTTTTATGAATTCTTTTTGTTGGTGTCATCTATAATATGTGAGCTTGTTTAGGATGTGACTTGTTGTGGATCTTTTAGATACTTGGTTTTGTTAAGAGTTCTTCCTTAGTGTAAGGCAGATGGGGAAATCTAATATTTCTGTGAAGATAGGAAGGTGGTGTGGAGTACTTCATAGACCAATTTTTATGCTTGGTATTTTGACTCTGTTGATTTGCATTGCTACTTTATCCAAATTCTACTCCATCAGATCTGTTTTTATTTCTGATACCTTATACAATCATTTTAATACCGAGCATCAGAGCAGTGTTAGAAGTGATGAAGTGGCAGTTGCTGTTGGAGATATTGTTCGAAAAATCCAGAACGAAATTAAGGAGATAAAAGATATACGAGCGGATTCAACTTTGACATCACATTTGTCAAGATACAGTAATTTTCTTGCTGACATTTTGGGGCTTATAAAGTCAATACAAGCATCACATGAAGGAGTTCATCAGCAAAGCAGTGAATTCGGAGGTGTCCATCCTCTATTAAGGCCAAAACGACAGTCAGATGAACCTGGTGATTTCTTCCTTATAGAAGAGATTCGCAAGTATATAAGGATCAAACCTAACAGGTTAGGGAAACAGAACTTCATGGGAGCTAATGGAACATTCACAAGCATTGGGCATGCTTGTTTTGCCATGAAGAAAGAGCTTGAAGAGTATATGGATTACGATGTTGGTGAAATCTGCAACGATGACTGGAAACTGGCTCAAAGGCTGATGGTTCATGGATGTGATCCATTACCAAGAAGGAGATGCTTCTCAAAAGCCCCGCAACTGTACAGCAAGCCATTTCCTATAAATGAGTCGATGTGGAAGCTTCCTGATAATCGAAATGTCCGATGGAGTCATTACAAATGCAAAAACTTCACCTGCCTAGCTAACAATAGCACTCGTAAGGGGTTCTTTAAGTGTGCAGATTGCTTCAATCTCACAGCTCATGAAATGCCCAGATGGATCAAACACGTAGATCTCGATCCCAGCACGAATCTTACTGCAGACTTTTTGATACCTGAAGTGCTTAATATAAAGCCTGGAGAGATCAGGATTGGATTGGATTTCAGTGTAGGAACAGGTACTTTCGCAGCTCGAATGAGGGAGTTCAATATCACAATAGTCTCAGCAACAATCAATCTTGGGGCACCTTTTAGCGAAATGATCGCTCTAAGAGGACTTGTACCTCTTTACTTGACTATAAATCAACGGCTTCCATTCTTTGATAATACACTGGATTTGATACACACAACAAGATTTCTCGACGGTTGGATTGATTTTGTGCTCCTGGACTTTATATTGTATGATTGGGACAGAGTTCTAAGGCCGGGGGGTTTGCTGTGGATCGACAGCTTCTTTTGCCTGAAAGAAGATCTGAATGATTATTTGGAATCCTTTAAGATGCTAAGGTATAGAAAGCATAAATGGGTCATCGTTCCAAAGCTAGACAAAGATGATGATCGGgaagttttcttttctgctGTCCTAGAAAAGCCTCCTAGACCCTTTCGTTAGTTGTTTCATATTCGATGTTGTAATGAATATGATTTATCTATGCTGCCTTAAATCTTTATATTTCAAGAAACTTCTGTCAGTTGATATTTTGTATAGTGCAATGCATGGACTGTTCGGAATAcacatctctctctctctctcacaccAAAATTCAATGAAATAGTAAACAGATGATTTTTCTGtttatatttagctttttTCGTTACAGTCCGTTAAAAGGGCagtgaattttattttctttctataaagCAGCAGGGAAGCTAATTCAAGGCCCCAAAAAATAAAGGGAGCACATCAATGGTTggataaaacagaaaaagctAGCAGCCATATGTATTCTCAGCCAAGTAATTATGCAATTCATGAAGTAGGACCAACATGGGTTATCAAGTTCCTATATCAAAGCAGTGATTGCTTTTCCTTTGTttctattctttatttttggacGAGCTTGAGAAggtttatatttcttatcttttacTTCTAAAATGGTCACACATTATCACTGAAGGAGAAGACtgcttttgaatttttttatttttgatcaTGTTATGACtcaaaaagaatagaaatgAAACATAATATCAATGGGCCACCcccttaataaaaattgattatgaCTGGGTAACCACTAGAACGTTTGAAAGTGCACCAGagcaaagataaaaagaagggaattttccaaaattctaTTTGGACAAACAATCTTGAAAAGAATGTGTGTGGTCTTGAAATAATGACACCCTCTAGAATGGGGGAAAGTGGACAAGGGAGTATTCCAATTTCCATGTCATGCACTGAAGCCAACAAAAGGTTACCAGTGACCTCTCTGTTTACTGCCAATTCGGGGAACTTCTTAGCTAATTCATATGCCTTGTTTGGTGGCCGTACCTTTTGTTTCTCTGCGGTCTCTTTGCTCGACTTCTGCCTGCGGGTGATTCCTTCGTGATCTGACATGGGCTTACAAATTAGGCCCGATTACATTTCTGGGCTTTATCGGTATTATCCaaaaacaattatttaaaaaaaaaaattacatcatATACGTTATTTCttctttgcttttcttttatatgctttgtttttaatttttagttttttactttttgttctctttcttatacattttttagctttttttgttttcttttgcctctaactattttttttacacTAAACCCACTTTTCTCacaattttcttctttgaaattcttttgttgtatggtcttttaacattttttttttctgttttctctatttttatctttcaacttctttctaactttccactgtttcttattttttgaatttttcatgCAGGTGGTTTTTAAATGTAATGGTAAGAAATTATTAGAGATTTAGACAGTGGTTCTTTTTCTACTAGTAAAGATTTAGATATAATgtgtaagaaaaataattctcaTTCTATGATAAAGGTAGTTgagattttagaaaaaaaaaaaaagaaaaaaaagtttgaTCTCCTATAAAGCATAATGGAGACTTTGTgcttaaaaaggaaaatgttGTTGATGACTCtcctttaaaaaagaatattgatgttaaaacttcaaaaaaatagaaaggaaaTATTGATGCGGATGACAAAATGCAAATCttgttagattttttttttttaattagatcttcaaaaattaaacttataatttttttttatattttactagtTTTACAAATGTATGgtctttttatagaaaaagattatgtgtaattatgattttaaacAAACTGATGAACATCATAAGAGAGCTGTGattatattgttttctttatatactcgaaataagattaatataaaatatatactcaTAATAAACTCAGAATATACTATCTACTAATAACCATGAGATTTTAAAAGTTGTTATTCTTCGATATGAGAATGcatattatatcaaattttacatatcttatattttattctcaGTATCCATTGTGGTGAAAAAAATGGGTattgttttcatatttaaataaaaaaagatataaaatatgatttttacaaTCTGAATGGAAAAGTTTTAGTAAGAATTAGAGTAATATATACTTGAAATAAACTCATTATATActcaatatataatatttaccGTATTCATTTGGGTCAATAATAACAATACTACTTTATAGAGATATTTTGTCAAATATTTAAACTACAATatctgattaaaaaaaaaattgcacttcaatatgatttttcatctaaaaaaaaccaaaatacAAACACTAAAGCtaaagaataatagaaaagaatatataaatcatGTTTCCTTATTTACAAGAAAATTTCTATCAATACCTCAAGCAATTCTCaacaacaataaaagtaatagTCCAATTTAAATCCTTTCAAATCAATCCAAATTCAAGTTACTTTAGCTATtttactcttcttttttttttctaaaaagaaaatatttggcCATCAAAATCCATCTTCCATCCCATAAATCAAAAccaaatattcaaatataacaaaacaatACAACAAACAAGAGAAAGTTTAGAAAGGCAAATAACAAGAAATGACTATGACCATAGTGTAAATTTCATCTTCTCTTCAATGGTACTTCTCTCTATTTACAGATTGTTTATTGTAGATTGTTATAGATTTCTTGAGATTTTGATGtggtaattttatttgaattagttGATGCcatttttttgcttttggatatattgttttaaagtaaatatgcgtatttttacataaattgtataaaaataagtttagcTTTGAAGCGTGTTTtggtaatattttaaaaatgaaggTATAAAGTTAGACATTTCTCTAAATTTCCCTACAAGCTTATGAAATTGTAAGCATTTTCACATCCAGATCCCGGAACTATGGAGgttaagaaaaaagaggaaagaatctaataattatatgtgtaaagtagttaaaatataatttgttagATAATACATTAAAACTATaatgctaattaaaataaaacaaaattaaaaaaaaatctatcaTTTTCGTTTATTAACTTGAAGAGGAtatgattaataataaaaataaaaataaaaacagttACTATACGAAGGTTAACCATTAACTCTTTGAACAGTTGGCCCCTAATAAAATAAGCAAAACTGtttatatctaaaattagGTTTGCTAAGTTGAACTTAAAAGTCTCCTTactttttatccaaatttcatAAAAGCTTGTGAAATTAAAGCTCATGCCCCATTTTATTGGGAGAAATTGTTGGATAATCTTTATTGATCATCACgggaaaataacaaaattaaactagtataattttttaagctAAAAAAgttttttgattatttatatatacattgaTTTCtgaaatctattttttttatttatatgtttaattttcgACACATGaactttttgttttgatatgtgtatttattttttacacattgtttaactttataatttttctattaaattattgatcaTAATTTACTTTCATAATTAATCACCgactctaattctaaaaattagtatattaatt
The Ricinus communis isolate WT05 ecotype wild-type chromosome 1, ASM1957865v1, whole genome shotgun sequence DNA segment above includes these coding regions:
- the LOC125370724 gene encoding LOW QUALITY PROTEIN: RING-H2 finger protein ATL67-like (The sequence of the model RefSeq protein was modified relative to this genomic sequence to represent the inferred CDS: inserted 1 base in 1 codon), encoding MDSFNSSFNLKCPPPSFPPPPPPPPSXSTTPSNPSGYLTNLGLGYSIAIALGFLVLLSTILLASYICCRASRNRTSNSNNDNNNNNNNSNPNSGTDGIILPRIIFVAEDDEELERDQESAAIGLDQAVINSYPKFHFNKEGNTDTTCSICLCEYKDMEMLRMMPECRHFFHLCCIDAWLKLNGSCPVCRNSPLPTPLSTPLSEVVPLSQYAADRRRRR
- the LOC8286695 gene encoding probable methyltransferase At1g29790, which produces MGKSNISVKIGRWCGVLHRPIFMLGILTLLICIATLSKFYSIRSVFISDTLYNHFNTEHQSSVRSDEVAVAVGDIVRKIQNEIKEIKDIRADSTLTSHLSRYSNFLADILGLIKSIQASHEGVHQQSSEFGGVHPLLRPKRQSDEPGDFFLIEEIRKYIRIKPNRLGKQNFMGANGTFTSIGHACFAMKKELEEYMDYDVGEICNDDWKLAQRLMVHGCDPLPRRRCFSKAPQLYSKPFPINESMWKLPDNRNVRWSHYKCKNFTCLANNSTRKGFFKCADCFNLTAHEMPRWIKHVDLDPSTNLTADFLIPEVLNIKPGEIRIGLDFSVGTGTFAARMREFNITIVSATINLGAPFSEMIALRGLVPLYLTINQRLPFFDNTLDLIHTTRFLDGWIDFVLLDFILYDWDRVLRPGGLLWIDSFFCLKEDLNDYLESFKMLRYRKHKWVIVPKLDKDDDREVFFSAVLEKPPRPFR